The Leptidea sinapis chromosome 46, ilLepSina1.1, whole genome shotgun sequence sequence gtattgtattaaaataattatgctatgtaataaatattgtacgagtaaaaaaactgtgatttatgaccaaataaataatgttaattagtaataataataaatattatacgtgTAGGtaaaaaaaactgcttataaaagtgatttttgaccaaagaaataatattagttattattagcAAAAATAAAGATGATgaagaacaaattattattttttacttaccgCAATGTTATTGCCAGCCTTTCTAATGGTGATATGACTGATTGATTTTACTCTTAAATTGTTCACCTTCAAATATGGTTCCAGTTTCGAAAATAATTCGTCATAGATCTGTACcgatactttaaaataattgtaaaatgaaTTTTCATTTTCTCTTAATATACTGAACTTTGCAACAAATTCCCCGCACAGCAACCTAGATTCAATAAACGGGCTTACTGGCTGTCGTTTCTTTTTTGCTAGTCGTCGTTGTTTTGCTACGTAATAATACAATAAGTTCTCCATGGACATGACTATACATGCACGCCGCTAAAATTGAACTAGCGACACTGCGATAGACGGTCTCCGCGACGGGTACCGTCGCGTGCCCACGCAACCCGCCCGCGTGTCCACGCGCGTAGACACGCGACGGGTGCCCGTCGCGGTCGCCCGCTTGACGCAGTGTCGGGCCTTATTGACAAAACGAAACCAAAGTCACCGCCATAGCctgaatgattgcgaaactgaagtaacACTGGGCAGGGCACATTGCTTAAATGAATGGCCCCCCAttagatggatcgacgatctggtcaaaatcgctagagtaggttggatgagggcaacgcagatCAGATAGTCGTGGAGGTCTTAAGTCTTAtgctaatataaataaaacactttttggcTTGCAACAACGTGTAATACAGAATCACGTGACCGCGTCTCCGCCCCTCCACTTGTAGATGACTACAGACGCGATCATCAACGCGACCAACACAATATGATACACCCAGAATATGGAATTGTAATATCTCAACACGGCGtacgtattattattaataattaaacatggCGTCAGGTAAATCAGGCAAAACATTCTCATTATGGAGAATCCAATATCCCACGGCAGTTTcatctgaaaataaataaaatacttttacaagGCTAAtcactttttaataatttcattggGTTCACTTCACGAAAGGTGATCTCCACCGCCTATTGTGCCAATGATGTAATGATCCAGAACCAGTATTGAATCAATTGAGATTCTATTTGCCAAAATGCCAGGTTCAGGTTGCAAGAACCCTTACAGCATAAATCATTTAGGTTTACATCGCGTAGTTCGTTGTTccttcaaaatttattaataaataaatctctacTGCCCAGAAGTAACTCCTACGTGATCGCTCAATAGTATTATATTTCACAACAACAACGGTAAGACCGTTGTTGTTGTGTATTAGTACTTATTTGTgcaataaatcattaaaaatccCCTTTTTTGAACAAAGTTTAATAAACAGAACTTTTTAACCaacaaaaaaggaggaggttctcagttCGTCGGTTTGTTAAATcagaacttttgactgggtgatccgattttaataattatttttttatttgaaagctggtgcttcccgtgtggtcccattacGATTTggtagattgtataaaaatacgcatcgttgttggcttagttggtaaatGCGCTCGGActgaacccgagaggcgcgggtacGTGTCCCACACCAtgcataaattttggtattaaTACTATTATGTTGACAAACACAGAAATTAAATGGTAGGTGAAAATAAAATGAGAAATTTACAGGTCCGTCTGTATCGTACAGGTTACTGTATTCAGTTTCCAGATGTATGTGGACCCAGAGCGTTGCCGAAACTACGAGATGAGGCACGCTAGGTCCCACCCACATCGTCCAGAGCAGAAACGAAATCGCGCTTCTGTAACAGACACAAAATATTGTAACGAGTCAAGTGAAGTGAGCAGCGGGTGTCTGAGGTGGCGCTAGTGTAACGGTGTGAACTATGAGGCGAGGAGAGGGGTTGCGAAGGGTATATAATGTCTAGCTcgggattaaattaattattctgcagtgtcttgttaaataattacaagAGTATATATTTGAATGGATTGAGAGTAAATATGTATACCCAGACTCAGGTCCTGAATGGCCTGAGCCATTCTGAGACGAGCATTAGATACCTGCAAAGTCAACTATAAAACTAAATCAAAGAACCAGGGCAAACAGGCCTATAaggccttcagggctatcagcatagaggaggtttttagtcagtAGGGGGTGTTACCCGAGCCTGACATATGGACCCGTTTCGGGGTcctcaatacgtaaatgtattttcctccatAAAAAAAGCCTAGATCGGTCAATAAAATTCAAAAGGATTTTTAGGTTATCAAATTCTTGATTAGATGTAGAAAGTGCAAGTTAGAAACTTACGGAAAAGACGCAGTACCATTCAACGTTCCGTTGTCGTAGTCGTAAAGCGTTcgatatttatataacaacaaAATATCCAACAACAAATTACAAACCGAACTTCTTTGTTCGCTTTTATGACGCTTTTGTAAATATTCGCCCAGAACCAGAACCGTGTGGGCATGTACCAACTTCGTATCGTGTCCCTCATCCTTGGTCCCATTATGACTCTCTCAGTGTGGAAACATTTTATTGCAGAAAAATTATATTCTTCTTCAAATGCTTTTTCGGTTGATTCATTGCTAAAAGTtgtaaaatgttattaaaaatcGCTTCTCTAATCTAGCtagattttttatggaagaagagggcAAACGACATATTCGGCCATTTTGCCAACCCTTTAGGAAGGTATTCATATGCAATTCCTTTGtgggtacccatgtcgcatcggtCTGCAAATACCGCGCAATGGAAGCGTGTCGTTTGAAGacggaattcggcagcaggtaTGTGGGCAACCAGCaattcgaaacactccccgtgataaatgctgtaaAGGCACATAATGAATCGTATCTACTCAGTGCCAAGTTATCTAGCCAttcacagaacactggattTCGGACACTTTGAACAGCTGTAACACGCGGTAAAATTGTTCCGAGTTGATACCAGACCAATGAGAACAATACTCCATATATGGCCGGAACTGtaagagcgctagaatgtaagCCGGCGTAACTTATTGCCTTGCTCTATCTAAACGGTCACATATCACTTgggtaaatttttattaataaaacgttAATAAGTATATTCGACTTCGACTTTGATAGTCAATTTCTACGACCTTCACGCtaatttgaagttttattaaGCCTATGCATTGTTTCTTACTCCCTGCTACCGATATTCATATAATGATACACTTTCATTATTAAAAGTTTTTCAACCagtgccagtgatgacttacggtacgcagacgtggtcgctaactatgggcctgatgagaaagctcatggtcgctcagagggcttTGCTccgagtttccctgcgagatcgaatcagaaatgaggggATTCACAGGAGAACCCAAGTCACCAacatagctcaaatgattgctaaattgaagtggcagggggcagggcacatagttcgatggacaggtgatcggtggggcagaaaagtcctcgaatggcgaccacgtaccggtatacgcagtgttggtattgtaaggaatacgttggatgagggcaacgcaggaccaatcgtcgtgagatctttgggggacgcgtttgtccagcagaggacgtcttctggctgatgatgatgattatggtGAACAAAAGGCATCATGTATTATTGCTAGAACAAAAAACTGACGTCCATATTTACGATTTCTTCATTTTTCTAAACAGcacatttattttacttaccGTAATACTTTTAGAATACTGATTCGTGTCGTAGGTCCTGCCCCCGGCAGTGGGGTACATATAGCAGGATACACGCCGAACCCGGCTTCCGTACACACACTTGTGCACAGTAGCATTATGATCTGATGGTACAGGAAATGCATCACCAGATGTGGTATATTGTACAAATAACGAAAATCTGAGCCGAAGTTTGTGTAAAATTTTTTCGTATAATACATCTGAAATAATTGGtctattattaaagtttttttatagtCTACGATACCTACATGTTATAACTCAACATAGCATTAAACCATCGTAATACTACAAGCACAAAAGTAATTAAGGGTTTATCCCTTAATTCCCCTTACTATTATCATAAATTCACACCATTCTCCAATGGAGGTAGATGGTAGGTACATTTTCAAAGGCAAAAAAATAAGGCAGGACGCCTTATTATTGGAGTAGAGTTAGACTATTTAGCAATCCAACGTGCCATTTACAATAGTTACTAGCGGGGTGATATTGTATATTGTTTGGTTGCCTCAAATGTGCAACAATTCAGATCATAACGCATACAGAAAAGATTCCTGGTTGACCTTACATTGAAAAAGTTACTTGAGTTGACTGTTTAGTGACTTAAGTTGATGAAAAGACCTGTGTCGCATAGTGACAAATTGCAGCGCAGGAAGCATTCTGGACTCTAAACTATTGTTTGTCTACAGCCATAAAACTTTTTGACATGATATTCCTGTGCAATAACGGTTGTCCGCCACCACTAAATTCTTTCAGTTTGCGTGTGCCTAGGCGTGCGGGCTTACTGCATCAGCCGTCTGCCAGAACCAACCTATAACAATTCTCCACCAGATCCCGTGAGTCgaaatcatattataatgctATTTGTGAGACTGTGGGGATGTATTTATAGACACATTaccagaattaaaaaaaagctgttCAGAGAGCACGGATAAATACACGTTCtcaattttcaatttatctATAGTTAGATACTGAGGTTACTTTTTACTGCATATGCAGTGATATTCTTAAAATGTTGTCGTTTATAGTAACatcattgatattatattttctacCAAACGGAGGTCAGCGGGCATGCTCAGTATTGAAATACTGAACACCTTACCACCACTTTACCAACGTGAAAACAGACATACAAAATGATGAATACGATAGGATGCAAACGTAAATGTCGTTGATTGCTTCTTTTTTGCGTTAATTTCTGAAGTTTCTGGACTGGCCAGGACCTAACGTTACTCATGTACTTAACCAATTTGTCATTAACACGGCGACAGAGATTCAAATCTCTTAAGTTGTGGGGCACTTTTTCGtgattttttgacattcttttaggcttagataatttatacgtctagatagtctcttgctcttagacaaccgataaaaacaggccaggaatattagtttagtgtgcgtaacaagctacgtcatacacacgcgatttgtatgacacttgactactgtgcgtgaattgctcaaaatagggattagttataaattcaattttttttcgacgttttcacagctgtcatagtctatctagacgtatgaatgaTCTAACATTTTAGACAGTTCCACGATCACTCCGTGTTTCCATTACAACTacaaatcgtttttttttaatgtaattaaattcaaagagcgaaattctttattttgatttgttacAATCTAATGTAGTTCCTATATACAGCATATTGATGAAACactaacttaaatatttaaggAGAGTACTTGTGGATTCTcgttttaattatgtaataagaTTACTTAACCTACTTGATTTTTTTAACGAATTCCACGATAACTAGATAAATGACGTATTGATGACCTCGCGGTGACTTTTCCGTGTGTCTCTTAGGGTATGACACAAAGTACT is a genomic window containing:
- the LOC126977891 gene encoding lysophospholipid acyltransferase 7-like isoform X1, which produces MSDIVFFSSLLICISLGCYYKKISDAGLKRNYGTGLGILLACVICGQQIFYTAIMVWGNLIIIKCCDRRYMHQLCLTFTWIFLIYLHFNTYTKYALWIYQAMALRLVGLAFEMHHAQLAKSDQTKSNSRLNMGDFDFLTKDPSAVEIITYAYFFIGLHKGPYYRWKTFEDHFSSNFSSLGDYRVITEHKLKKVILCYIGFLLLRMKFSDEMYYTKKFYTNFGSDFRYLYNIPHLVMHFLYHQIIMLLCTSVCTEAGFGVYPAICTPLPGAGPTTRISILKVLRNESTEKAFEEEYNFSAIKCFHTERVIMGPRMRDTIRSWYMPTRFWFWANIYKSVIKANKEVRSAISFLLWTMWVGPSVPHLVVSATLWVHIHLETEYSNLYDTDGPMKLPWDIGFSIMRMFCLIYLTPCLIINNNTYAVLRYYNSIFWVYHIVLVALMIASVVIYKWRGGDAVT
- the LOC126977891 gene encoding lysophospholipid acyltransferase 7-like isoform X2 is translated as MKFSDEMYYTKKFYTNFGSDFRYLYNIPHLVMHFLYHQIIMLLCTSVCTEAGFGVYPAICTPLPGAGPTTRISILKVLRNESTEKAFEEEYNFSAIKCFHTERVIMGPRMRDTIRSWYMPTRFWFWANIYKSVIKANKEVRSAISFLLWTMWVGPSVPHLVVSATLWVHIHLETEYSNLYDTDGPMKLPWDIGFSIMRMFCLIYLTPCLIINNNTYAVLRYYNSIFWVYHIVLVALMIASVVIYKWRGGDAVT